One region of Mycobacterium riyadhense genomic DNA includes:
- a CDS encoding universal stress protein: MADTTTKYGIVVGIDGSQESDAAVAWATREAVMRRVPLTLLHAVAPVIVGWPVGRLYADMPEWQKDAAQQVIKQAREALTGSLGESEPPEVRTETVYSDLVPTLIEASKQASMIVVGSQGMGALGRMLLGSVSTALIHHAHGPVAVIHSGEGAARDSTAPVLVGIDGSPASDAATALAFDEASRRGVDLVALHAWSDVGVFPVLGMDWRDRESQGEEVLAERLAGWQEQYPDVHVRRSLVCDRPAHWLLEACEAAQLVVVGSRGRGGFPAMLLGSVSSAVAHSAKIPVIVVRP; encoded by the coding sequence ATGGCAGATACGACAACAAAATACGGAATCGTGGTCGGCATTGACGGGTCGCAAGAATCCGACGCCGCCGTAGCCTGGGCAACCCGTGAAGCCGTCATGCGCCGAGTGCCCCTCACCCTGCTGCACGCGGTTGCCCCCGTGATTGTCGGTTGGCCGGTGGGCCGCCTCTACGCGGACATGCCCGAGTGGCAGAAAGACGCCGCACAGCAGGTCATCAAGCAGGCCCGCGAGGCGCTCACCGGCAGCCTCGGTGAATCCGAGCCGCCGGAAGTGCGCACCGAGACGGTGTATTCCGACCTCGTCCCGACGCTCATTGAGGCATCGAAGCAAGCCTCGATGATCGTCGTGGGTAGCCAGGGGATGGGCGCTCTAGGTCGGATGCTGCTGGGCTCGGTGAGCACGGCGCTGATTCATCATGCGCACGGCCCGGTGGCGGTGATTCATTCCGGTGAAGGGGCGGCTCGAGACTCCACCGCACCCGTGCTCGTGGGCATCGACGGATCGCCGGCGTCAGATGCCGCGACGGCGTTGGCATTTGACGAAGCTTCCCGCCGCGGCGTAGATCTTGTGGCACTGCACGCCTGGAGTGACGTCGGCGTGTTTCCGGTTCTCGGGATGGACTGGCGCGACCGTGAGAGTCAAGGTGAGGAAGTCCTCGCGGAACGCCTGGCGGGCTGGCAGGAGCAGTATCCGGATGTTCATGTGCGGCGATCGCTGGTGTGTGACCGGCCCGCCCACTGGCTGCTTGAGGCGTGTGAAGCTGCCCAACTCGTCGTGGTCGGCAGTCGCGGCCGCGGCGGATTCCCCGCCATGCTGCTGGGTTCGGTCAGTTCTGCCGTGGCTCACTCGGCGAAGATTCCCGTGATCGTGGTCCGGCCCTAG
- the fdxA gene encoding ferredoxin has protein sequence MTYVIGKECVDVAEKSCVQECPVDCIYEGARTMYINPDECVDCGACKPACRAEAIYWEGDLPDDQRQHLDDNAAFFRQTLPGRDVPLGSPGGAAGVGRVGVDTPLVAAMPARDS, from the coding sequence ATGACCTATGTGATCGGCAAGGAGTGCGTGGACGTAGCCGAAAAGTCTTGCGTGCAGGAGTGTCCCGTTGACTGCATCTACGAAGGTGCCCGAACGATGTACATCAACCCCGATGAGTGCGTTGACTGCGGCGCTTGCAAGCCCGCATGCCGTGCCGAGGCGATCTACTGGGAGGGGGATCTGCCCGACGACCAGCGCCAGCACCTGGACGACAATGCAGCATTCTTCCGCCAGACTCTGCCGGGCCGAGACGTCCCCCTCGGCTCGCCGGGCGGCGCCGCCGGTGTGGGCCGAGTCGGTGTCGATACACCCTTGGTCGCAGCCATGCCTGCACGCGACTCGTGA
- a CDS encoding universal stress protein, with amino-acid sequence MPATDTTSTKQYGVVVGVDGSPASNAAVSWAARDAAMRNIPLTVVHVVNTDVATWPPMPYPGTWAVWQEDEGRKVIAAAVKIAEEAVAPDHTLTINSEIVFSIPVPTMVEMSAEAELMVVGSSGHGAIARVLLGSVSSSVVRRANCPVAVIHDEDPLMPHPQHAPVLVGIDGSPTSELATAVAFDEASRRGVELIALHAWSDLDLVELPGLDWTAVKDEAERSLAERLAGWQERYPDVTVCRVVVCDRPARQLVQRSESAQLVVVGTHGRGGLTGILLGSVSNAVVHSVRMPVIVARPS; translated from the coding sequence ATGCCTGCAACCGACACGACCTCCACGAAACAGTACGGCGTTGTCGTCGGCGTCGATGGCTCACCCGCATCGAACGCCGCCGTGAGTTGGGCGGCCCGTGACGCGGCAATGAGAAACATTCCGTTGACGGTGGTCCATGTGGTGAACACCGACGTGGCGACGTGGCCGCCAATGCCGTACCCGGGTACGTGGGCGGTTTGGCAGGAAGATGAGGGGCGCAAGGTCATCGCCGCTGCGGTCAAGATTGCCGAAGAGGCCGTCGCGCCGGACCACACGCTCACCATTAATAGCGAGATCGTGTTTTCAATCCCCGTGCCCACCATGGTTGAAATGTCCGCCGAGGCCGAGCTGATGGTCGTGGGCAGCTCTGGTCACGGAGCGATAGCCCGGGTTTTGCTCGGTTCGGTCAGTTCGAGTGTGGTACGGCGCGCAAATTGTCCGGTGGCGGTTATCCACGACGAAGATCCGTTGATGCCGCATCCGCAGCACGCTCCGGTGCTGGTGGGTATCGATGGGTCGCCGACCTCGGAGCTCGCGACGGCCGTGGCCTTCGACGAGGCGTCGCGCCGCGGTGTCGAGCTGATCGCTTTGCACGCGTGGAGCGACCTCGACTTGGTCGAACTGCCGGGGTTGGATTGGACGGCGGTTAAGGACGAAGCTGAGCGCAGTCTCGCCGAGCGTCTGGCGGGCTGGCAGGAACGCTACCCGGACGTGACCGTGTGCCGAGTGGTCGTTTGCGATCGGCCGGCGCGACAGCTTGTCCAACGGTCGGAATCCGCTCAGCTGGTCGTCGTGGGCACGCACGGCCGCGGCGGTCTCACCGGGATACTCCTCGGTTCGGTGAGCAACGCGGTCGTGCACTCCGTCCGGATGCCCGTGATCGTCGCGCGACCTTCCTGA
- a CDS encoding aminotransferase class I/II-fold pyridoxal phosphate-dependent enzyme, which produces MDQSQAPLLDALLDYHRNNRYGFSPPGHRQGAGADDRVLAILGKDPFRNDVLATGGLDDRLSRGRYLARAEELMADAVRANTAFFSTCGSSLSVKAAMLAVAGGDRGGLLVARDSHKSIVAGLIFSGVLPLWITPRWDSQRHFSHPPSPDQVRAAWDQHPDAAGALIVSPSPYGTCADIAAIADVCHERNKPLIVDEAWGAHLPFHEDLPTWAMDAGADVCVVSVHKMGAGFEQGSVFHLQGNLVDPMRLSSCADLLMTTSPNVMVYAALDGWRRQMVEQGHDLLTAELELAGYLRSCLAELADVMVLEEELLGKEASCDLDTTQVLMDISATGTSGYQAADWLRENCQIDLGLSDHCRILATMSFADDKRTADRLVDAMTRWRVAAREFERPPSIQLPSPAQLQLETVQLPRDAFFAPSELVPAADAVGRIAAEQITPYPPGIPAVVPGERLNDGVIDYLRSGVEAGMTLPDPADPTAQQFRVVA; this is translated from the coding sequence ATGGATCAGTCGCAGGCGCCGCTGCTGGACGCGTTGCTCGACTACCATCGCAACAACCGATACGGCTTCTCACCGCCGGGTCATCGCCAGGGTGCTGGCGCCGACGACCGCGTCCTGGCCATCCTGGGCAAAGATCCGTTTCGCAATGACGTGCTAGCCACCGGCGGGCTTGACGATCGGTTGTCTCGCGGTAGATACCTCGCGCGGGCAGAGGAATTGATGGCTGATGCGGTCCGCGCAAACACCGCATTTTTCTCCACGTGCGGCAGCTCGCTGTCGGTAAAGGCAGCGATGCTGGCCGTGGCAGGCGGCGACCGGGGCGGTCTCCTCGTCGCTCGAGATAGCCACAAATCGATCGTCGCCGGCCTGATCTTCTCCGGGGTGCTCCCCCTGTGGATTACGCCGAGATGGGACAGCCAGCGCCACTTCTCGCACCCACCGTCGCCAGACCAGGTTCGGGCCGCGTGGGACCAGCACCCCGACGCGGCCGGAGCACTGATTGTGAGTCCGAGCCCGTATGGCACCTGCGCCGACATCGCGGCCATCGCCGACGTCTGCCACGAGCGGAACAAGCCGCTGATCGTCGACGAGGCCTGGGGGGCGCACCTACCGTTCCACGAAGATCTGCCGACCTGGGCGATGGACGCGGGCGCCGACGTCTGTGTGGTCAGCGTGCACAAGATGGGAGCCGGATTCGAGCAAGGATCCGTCTTCCACCTGCAGGGGAATCTTGTCGATCCCATGCGGCTGTCATCGTGCGCCGATCTGCTGATGACCACCAGCCCCAACGTGATGGTTTATGCCGCCCTGGACGGTTGGCGACGCCAGATGGTCGAGCAGGGCCACGATCTGCTGACTGCCGAGCTGGAGCTGGCCGGCTATCTGCGGTCGTGTCTGGCCGAGCTCGCCGACGTAATGGTCCTTGAGGAGGAGTTGCTCGGCAAGGAAGCGTCCTGTGACCTGGACACGACTCAGGTATTGATGGACATCTCGGCAACCGGAACATCGGGATACCAGGCCGCAGACTGGCTTCGGGAAAACTGCCAAATCGACCTCGGCCTCAGCGATCACTGTCGCATCCTGGCGACAATGTCGTTCGCCGACGACAAGCGCACCGCGGACCGACTCGTGGATGCGATGACGCGATGGCGCGTGGCCGCACGAGAATTCGAGCGGCCGCCGTCGATACAGCTGCCGTCGCCAGCTCAACTGCAACTTGAAACGGTCCAACTGCCCCGCGACGCGTTCTTCGCACCAAGCGAACTGGTTCCCGCAGCGGATGCCGTCGGCCGCATCGCCGCCGAACAGATCACCCCCTATCCACCCGGCATTCCGGCGGTTGTGCCCGGTGAACGCCTCAACGACGGCGTCATCGACTACCTGCGATCGGGTGTCGAGGCGGGCATGACGCTGCCCGATCCCGCCGATCCGACGGCACAACAATTCCGCGTGGTCGCCTAA
- a CDS encoding UdgX family uracil-DNA binding protein (This protein belongs to the uracil DNA glycosylase superfamily, members of which act in excision repair of DNA. However, it belongs more specifically to UdgX branch, whose founding member was found to bind uracil in DNA (where it does not belong), without cleaving it, appears to promote DNA repair by a pathway involving RecA, rather than base excision.): MTKAKFPGAEHYLPDDHALSSLAEAASSCQGCVLYENATQTVFGHGRHDAPLMLVGEQPGDREDLEGLPFVGPAGRLLERALDDANIGVELTYQTNAVKHFKFSRSGKRRIHQKPGRTEVVACQPWLIAEIEAVQPRLIVCLGATAAQSLLGSAFRLTAHRGEHLHLPATLGVDVDPQPVVMATVHPSAILRDRSAGHRESYRLFVDDLRNAGAGVDLERR, translated from the coding sequence ATGACCAAGGCAAAATTCCCGGGTGCGGAGCACTACCTGCCTGACGATCACGCGCTGAGTTCCCTGGCGGAGGCGGCAAGCAGCTGTCAGGGTTGTGTCCTGTACGAGAACGCCACCCAGACCGTCTTCGGTCACGGCAGACATGATGCGCCGCTGATGTTGGTTGGTGAGCAACCCGGGGATCGTGAGGACCTGGAAGGGCTTCCGTTCGTCGGTCCGGCCGGTCGACTGCTCGAGCGTGCTCTCGACGACGCCAATATCGGTGTCGAGCTAACCTATCAGACTAATGCCGTCAAGCATTTTAAGTTCAGCAGGTCGGGCAAGCGCCGGATACACCAGAAGCCGGGGCGGACTGAAGTCGTCGCCTGTCAACCCTGGCTGATCGCCGAAATTGAGGCGGTACAGCCGAGACTGATCGTCTGTCTCGGTGCAACCGCCGCACAATCCTTGCTGGGCAGTGCGTTTCGGTTAACCGCCCATCGGGGTGAGCATTTGCATCTGCCAGCAACCCTTGGCGTCGACGTAGATCCACAACCGGTGGTCATGGCCACCGTTCATCCATCGGCGATCCTGCGTGATCGCAGCGCAGGCCATCGCGAGAGCTACCGGTTATTCGTCGACGACCTGCGGAATGCGGGGGCCGGCGTCGACCTCGAGAGACGGTGA
- the mdcA gene encoding malonate decarboxylase subunit alpha, translated as MPRWDTRRRAKAERIAAGRTCADDKVVDRHRLVDLLHAVIRPGDRVVLEGDNQKQADFLSRSLAGCDPIRLHDLHMLIPSVSRAEHLDLFDRGIATALDLAYAGPQSVRIAQMVDDGVVRIGAIHTYIELYARMFADLAPDVALLCAERADRDGNLYTGPNTEDTPTLAEAVAFHDGVVIVQTNEIVDAEKLPRVDIPGSWIDFVVTADRPYALEPLFTRDPRRIGELDILKAMIAIRGVYERHQVMSLNHGVGYDTAAIELILPTYGESLGLKGKIARHWALNPHPTLIPAIESGWVASIHSFGGEPGMERYTAARPDVFFTGADGSLRSNRALAQLVGQYAVDMFIGSSLQIDRDANSSTVTDGRLAGFGGAPNLGHDPHGRRHPSPAWLDLAHGQSAGRRGRKLVVQIAKTFRTGGVPTFVETLDALDGGRRAGMPLPPVMIYGDDVSHVVTEEGVAYLYKAHSLADRRAALAAVAGVTPVGRLARRTEALRRDGLVAFPQDLGVDTRLATRSLLAARGIDDLVAWSGGLYDPPPRFRDW; from the coding sequence ATGCCTCGCTGGGACACCCGCCGCCGTGCGAAAGCCGAACGGATCGCGGCCGGCCGGACTTGCGCCGACGACAAGGTAGTCGACCGGCACCGGCTCGTCGATCTCCTGCACGCCGTGATCCGCCCGGGAGACCGGGTCGTACTCGAAGGTGACAATCAAAAGCAAGCCGACTTTCTCTCCCGCTCCCTGGCCGGCTGCGACCCGATCCGCCTACACGACCTGCACATGCTCATCCCCTCTGTGTCGCGGGCCGAGCATCTGGACCTGTTCGACCGGGGAATCGCCACCGCGCTCGATCTCGCCTACGCAGGTCCCCAGAGCGTACGTATCGCGCAGATGGTCGACGACGGCGTGGTCCGCATCGGGGCGATCCACACCTATATCGAGTTGTACGCGCGCATGTTTGCCGACCTCGCCCCTGACGTGGCGCTGCTGTGTGCCGAACGGGCCGACCGCGACGGCAACCTGTACACCGGACCCAACACCGAGGACACTCCGACCCTCGCCGAGGCCGTCGCATTCCACGACGGCGTCGTCATCGTACAAACAAACGAGATCGTCGATGCCGAAAAACTTCCCCGAGTAGACATTCCGGGCAGCTGGATCGACTTCGTGGTGACCGCCGACCGGCCGTACGCCCTGGAGCCACTGTTCACCCGAGACCCGCGCCGCATCGGCGAACTAGACATTCTGAAAGCAATGATCGCCATCCGCGGGGTCTATGAACGCCACCAAGTGATGTCACTCAACCACGGAGTCGGATACGACACCGCCGCAATCGAACTGATCTTGCCCACCTACGGTGAGAGCCTTGGTTTGAAGGGCAAGATCGCCCGGCACTGGGCGCTCAATCCGCATCCGACCTTGATCCCGGCCATCGAATCCGGGTGGGTTGCCTCGATCCACAGCTTCGGCGGTGAACCCGGCATGGAGCGCTACACGGCCGCCCGACCCGATGTGTTCTTTACCGGCGCGGACGGATCGCTGCGATCCAACCGGGCCTTGGCCCAACTGGTCGGCCAATATGCCGTTGACATGTTCATCGGCTCCTCGCTGCAGATCGACCGCGACGCCAACTCATCCACAGTTACCGACGGACGCCTAGCGGGATTTGGCGGGGCACCCAACCTGGGCCACGATCCGCACGGGCGCCGACACCCGTCGCCGGCCTGGCTCGACCTCGCTCACGGTCAGAGCGCTGGCCGGCGCGGCCGCAAGCTGGTCGTGCAGATCGCAAAGACCTTCCGCACGGGTGGTGTACCCACCTTTGTCGAGACCCTCGACGCGCTGGATGGCGGGCGGCGGGCTGGCATGCCGCTGCCGCCGGTGATGATCTACGGTGACGACGTCTCCCACGTCGTCACCGAAGAAGGCGTCGCCTACCTGTACAAGGCTCACTCGCTGGCCGATCGGCGCGCCGCCCTGGCCGCCGTTGCGGGCGTCACACCGGTGGGACGACTCGCCCGCCGAACCGAAGCCCTGCGCCGCGACGGCCTGGTCGCCTTTCCCCAAGACCTGGGAGTCGACACCCGCCTCGCCACGCGGTCATTGCTGGCCGCACGCGGTATCGATGACCTGGTCGCCTGGTCCGGAGGTCTGTACGACCCACCACCACGGTTCCGGGACTGGTAA
- the mdcB gene encoding triphosphoribosyl-dephospho-CoA synthase MdcB, with amino-acid sequence MQSPALGTHEIADLAVYALREEAELTPKPGLVDRRGPGAHTDMSLALLFTSADALRSAFYECACAAMELDLGIELRARVGCIGRAGERSMLTATGGVNTHRGALWALGLLCAAAGAGATTVHESVDFAARLARIPDPALAAHHHTQGSHGALARRRYRALGAPGEARAAFPHVTDHALPTLRAGLATGCDPSLARHDALLALIARLDDTCLLHRGGRAGLTAIQSAARSCLTAGGIRTPQGRQRFWMLDQLCARRRLSPGGAGDLLAATVYLDAFDRRSDPSCRH; translated from the coding sequence GTGCAGTCTCCTGCACTCGGGACCCACGAGATCGCCGATCTGGCGGTCTATGCCCTGCGCGAGGAAGCCGAACTGACTCCCAAGCCTGGCCTCGTCGACCGGCGCGGTCCCGGAGCCCACACGGACATGTCCCTCGCCCTGCTGTTCACCTCCGCGGACGCGCTACGCTCGGCGTTCTACGAATGTGCCTGCGCCGCCATGGAACTCGACCTCGGAATCGAGCTACGGGCACGTGTCGGGTGTATTGGCCGAGCCGGCGAGCGGTCAATGCTGACCGCCACCGGCGGGGTCAATACTCACCGCGGCGCGCTGTGGGCGCTGGGACTGCTGTGCGCCGCCGCAGGCGCCGGCGCCACGACGGTTCACGAGTCCGTCGACTTCGCGGCACGCCTAGCCCGCATCCCTGATCCCGCCCTCGCAGCCCATCACCACACCCAAGGGTCACATGGGGCCCTCGCTCGGCGCCGCTATCGCGCCCTCGGCGCCCCTGGCGAGGCCAGGGCAGCGTTTCCCCACGTCACCGATCATGCACTGCCCACGCTACGTGCGGGCCTGGCCACCGGCTGCGACCCTTCACTGGCCCGCCACGACGCGCTGCTCGCACTGATCGCCCGCCTCGACGACACCTGCCTATTGCACCGCGGCGGCCGCGCCGGACTGACGGCCATCCAATCCGCGGCCAGGTCCTGTCTGACCGCGGGTGGGATTCGGACACCCCAAGGACGCCAACGCTTTTGGATGCTCGATCAACTCTGTGCCCGACGGCGGCTGTCCCCTGGCGGCGCCGGGGATCTGCTCGCCGCCACCGTTTACCTCGATGCCTTTGACCGAAGGAGCGACCCATCATGCAGACACTGA
- the mdcC gene encoding malonate decarboxylase acyl carrier protein, producing the protein MQTLNYHFPARQQVTNPAHVGVVASGDLEILLEPPAGDHPDDASVRVRTSVNGFDTVWREVLERFFAHTPLAGRWELNDYGATPGVVTLRLRQAADAACGGRP; encoded by the coding sequence ATGCAGACACTGAACTACCACTTCCCTGCCAGACAGCAGGTCACCAACCCGGCACACGTCGGAGTCGTCGCCTCGGGAGACCTCGAAATACTCCTCGAGCCCCCAGCGGGCGATCACCCGGACGATGCGTCAGTACGCGTGCGCACCAGTGTCAACGGCTTCGACACCGTTTGGCGCGAGGTGCTGGAACGATTCTTCGCCCACACCCCACTCGCCGGGCGCTGGGAGCTTAATGACTACGGCGCAACTCCCGGTGTAGTCACCCTTCGGCTCCGCCAGGCGGCCGATGCGGCGTGCGGTGGTCGCCCATGA
- a CDS encoding biotin-independent malonate decarboxylase subunit beta, whose product MNAPVDHLRTGQTWQQMLARRSFIELDALARCTSLLDDGTLRVLADPFARLESPWLDPQGITPQSDDGVVIARGTMDRTPVVVAAIEQHFQGGAIGEVSGAKIAQGLLLAAAESRAGAPVAAVILFETGGVRLQEANLGLNAVAEICSALLDLRPLAPVIGVVAGTVGSFGGMSIAAGLCTRLIVTPQARIGLNGPEVIEQEHGIDEFDSCDRALVWSVDGGRARHAAALADDLVPDDADRIRSTVVAALRAGVPPSGQHRSERIDLLARRLATVDRIDPPTAEQLHQIARPTCHPRTALTPPDSRGRTWLAALTAGHTTEPVIPSVLRVLTDTALYLAVIPDPDNAYRCARNGEVGLTEALALAQAIHELIDADRSATAKRAVVAIVDLPSQAYGRVEEIVGLHQAMATTVDAYHTARTTGHPVIALVVGTALSGGFLTHGLQANQILALDDPGVQIHAMHRDAAARVTQRTVKELDDLANTIAPLSYRVSDWATLGFCDERLSVDDADTPTQHDVTAVTTAIAEAVERARHGPTDLSNRLDSPAAQRTRHASRAVRDVLARQWNGPGRS is encoded by the coding sequence ATGAACGCCCCGGTTGACCACCTCCGCACGGGCCAAACCTGGCAGCAAATGCTTGCCCGGCGCAGTTTCATCGAGCTCGACGCGCTTGCCCGCTGCACCTCCCTGCTCGACGACGGAACGCTGCGGGTCCTGGCCGATCCGTTCGCCCGGCTGGAGTCACCGTGGCTGGACCCCCAGGGAATCACCCCACAGTCCGATGACGGCGTGGTGATCGCACGCGGCACAATGGACCGCACACCGGTTGTCGTCGCCGCCATCGAACAGCATTTCCAGGGCGGCGCGATCGGGGAAGTCTCCGGCGCCAAGATCGCCCAGGGGCTGCTGCTAGCGGCAGCCGAATCGCGGGCCGGCGCCCCTGTGGCTGCGGTGATTCTGTTCGAGACCGGCGGGGTGCGGCTGCAAGAAGCAAATCTTGGCCTCAACGCTGTCGCTGAAATCTGTTCGGCTCTACTGGATTTGCGACCTCTGGCACCGGTCATCGGTGTGGTCGCCGGCACCGTTGGATCGTTCGGCGGCATGAGCATCGCCGCCGGACTGTGCACGCGCCTGATCGTGACCCCGCAGGCCCGCATCGGCCTCAACGGACCGGAAGTTATCGAACAAGAGCACGGTATAGACGAATTCGACTCCTGCGACCGCGCGCTGGTCTGGTCCGTCGATGGCGGTCGGGCCCGCCACGCGGCCGCACTGGCCGACGACCTCGTCCCCGACGACGCGGACCGGATCCGCAGCACGGTCGTCGCGGCTCTGCGCGCAGGAGTGCCCCCGTCAGGCCAGCATCGCAGCGAACGCATCGACCTGCTCGCCCGTCGACTCGCCACTGTCGACCGCATCGACCCGCCCACCGCCGAGCAATTGCACCAAATCGCCCGGCCGACCTGCCACCCGAGGACCGCGCTCACCCCACCGGACTCCCGGGGACGAACATGGCTGGCCGCACTCACCGCAGGGCACACCACAGAACCCGTAATCCCGTCGGTGTTGCGCGTGCTGACCGATACCGCACTGTACCTTGCCGTCATACCCGACCCGGACAACGCCTACCGGTGTGCCCGCAACGGCGAAGTCGGACTGACCGAAGCACTGGCCCTGGCTCAAGCCATCCACGAACTGATCGACGCAGACCGCTCGGCAACCGCCAAACGTGCCGTCGTTGCCATCGTCGACCTGCCCAGCCAAGCCTACGGACGTGTCGAAGAAATCGTCGGACTGCACCAAGCCATGGCAACAACCGTCGACGCGTATCACACCGCCCGCACCACGGGACATCCAGTGATCGCACTCGTCGTCGGAACGGCCCTGTCCGGCGGCTTCCTCACCCACGGGCTGCAGGCCAACCAAATCCTGGCCCTGGACGACCCCGGGGTCCAGATCCACGCCATGCACCGCGATGCCGCCGCCCGCGTCACCCAGCGCACCGTCAAAGAGCTCGACGACCTTGCCAACACCATCGCACCGCTGAGCTATCGCGTATCCGATTGGGCGACACTGGGATTTTGCGATGAACGCCTTTCGGTAGATGACGCAGACACCCCAACCCAGCACGATGTCACGGCGGTCACAACAGCCATTGCCGAAGCGGTCGAACGCGCCCGCCATGGCCCGACAGACCTATCCAACCGACTCGATTCGCCCGCCGCCCAGCGCACCCGCCACGCTTCCCGCGCGGTGCGCGACGTGCTGGCCCGCCAGTGGAACGGCCCGGGTAGATCGTGA
- a CDS encoding malonate decarboxylase holo-ACP synthase — MNRPRPHDLLRITVTADLIPAHAPAWVSAALTRVPWVVVRRATTRPGRIDVGVRGATRSDRYAMSVAYSTVETVVTPEQLARVDLSTQRKVAAIDALRFLRPHLLGTQLPWGPTGAVGFELASRAPTVHPMSDLDLVLYLDTQNRAALQRIHELDCAFRNAPVRVDCQAETRWGAIAFSEITSGAAQLLAKTAAGPRLIDAKALTR, encoded by the coding sequence GTGAACCGGCCACGGCCGCACGACCTGCTCCGAATCACGGTCACCGCGGACCTCATACCAGCCCATGCACCGGCCTGGGTGTCCGCCGCCCTGACACGAGTGCCCTGGGTGGTGGTCCGACGCGCCACTACGCGGCCGGGGCGCATCGACGTCGGGGTCCGCGGCGCCACCAGGTCAGACCGATACGCGATGTCGGTCGCCTACTCGACCGTCGAAACCGTCGTAACACCAGAGCAACTCGCCCGCGTCGATCTTTCCACGCAACGAAAGGTCGCTGCCATCGATGCACTGCGGTTCTTGCGGCCGCATCTGCTGGGCACCCAGCTGCCCTGGGGGCCAACCGGCGCAGTGGGATTCGAACTCGCTTCACGTGCGCCGACCGTGCATCCGATGAGTGATCTCGACCTCGTGCTCTACCTCGACACGCAGAATCGGGCTGCGCTGCAGCGGATTCATGAACTCGACTGTGCGTTTCGCAACGCACCCGTGCGCGTGGACTGCCAGGCCGAAACCCGCTGGGGTGCGATCGCGTTCTCCGAAATCACCTCAGGAGCAGCACAACTGCTGGCCAAAACGGCAGCCGGACCGCGCCTGATCGACGCCAAGGCACTGACACGATGA
- a CDS encoding ACP S-malonyltransferase: protein MSVALLFPGQGAQRAGMLADLPKTPAAQAVIAQSHATCEDLGITGPLDAPEYQSDTVAAQLSLLIAGVACGRALLDDKGLTAQYVAGHSVGTFAAAVIAGALTLREALIAVHLRAESMRAVCSERTWAMAAVTGLTTAAAHQLANRAATPDQPVWVANINTATQTVLGGTAPALSDAEQLARRAGATSFTHLDMEIASHGPVQEPTSRALRSHLSTIPRRTLKLRYITNTGGRAVGSAWPVLDDLADSPAQAVRWYDGVRLMAELGVTCTVESLPGHTLTRLVAIAVPVITAAALDEHGLTRTCALATRP from the coding sequence ATGAGTGTGGCACTGCTCTTTCCCGGGCAAGGCGCCCAACGTGCCGGCATGCTGGCTGACCTCCCCAAGACGCCGGCGGCCCAGGCAGTGATCGCGCAATCCCACGCCACGTGCGAAGACCTCGGCATCACCGGCCCACTCGACGCCCCCGAGTACCAGTCCGACACTGTCGCCGCGCAGCTCAGCCTGCTGATTGCCGGCGTAGCCTGCGGCAGAGCGCTACTCGACGACAAGGGGCTAACGGCGCAATATGTCGCGGGCCACTCGGTTGGGACGTTCGCAGCCGCGGTCATCGCGGGTGCGCTCACCCTGCGCGAGGCGCTGATCGCCGTGCACCTGCGCGCCGAGTCGATGCGCGCCGTTTGCAGCGAGCGCACCTGGGCAATGGCCGCAGTCACCGGCCTGACAACCGCGGCCGCCCACCAGCTCGCCAACCGTGCCGCCACCCCCGACCAGCCCGTGTGGGTGGCCAATATCAACACGGCAACCCAGACCGTCCTCGGTGGCACAGCGCCGGCATTGAGTGATGCCGAACAGCTCGCCCGCCGCGCTGGAGCCACCTCGTTCACCCACCTCGACATGGAGATTGCCTCACACGGGCCCGTTCAAGAACCCACGTCCCGCGCCCTGCGATCACACTTGTCGACCATCCCCCGCAGAACGCTCAAACTGAGGTACATCACCAACACCGGCGGCCGAGCGGTCGGTTCGGCTTGGCCTGTGCTCGACGACCTCGCGGACTCGCCAGCTCAGGCCGTCCGCTGGTACGACGGCGTTCGGCTGATGGCCGAACTCGGTGTCACGTGCACCGTGGAATCGCTGCCGGGGCACACACTCACCAGACTGGTCGCAATAGCGGTACCGGTCATCACCGCGGCGGCCCTCGATGAACATGGGCTCACCCGCACATGCGCACTGGCCACTCGCCCTTGA